One Oncorhynchus keta strain PuntledgeMale-10-30-2019 chromosome 34, Oket_V2, whole genome shotgun sequence genomic window, GTGAGACATGCAGTGGGAAATCATATCCGTTGAATGAGGGAGATGAGAATCGGTCGCTTCTGACTTTGCCTGATGAAGTCAGAGTAACAGATGTTGTTGATCTGCTCATGGTCCAGTCGGCTCTGCTGTATGAGGAACTCGGGGGACTTGACCTGCAGATCAACTTCACCTCACTGCTGTTGCTGCTCTCTCGAAACAGATGTATCAATGGGTTACTAAATGTGCCTGGAAAAAAGCAACGTTAAAAGGAAAATGCTGATGATATTGTTTGCCTGTATGGTGCAGTTGTATCACTCTTTTCTTTGTATTATTGAGGACCATCTTCCTGAATATTTAACATTTGGTCAAGTCATGTATTTATATATTACATTCATGTTAATAAATCTTACCTGTTTGCACATTCAGTGTAGTATAAACTGTAAACAACAATTCTCCATTCAGTCTGAAATTGCAGTTAGATCTCCCCTGGTAATTCTGATCGACAGTGTGGATGATCATATGGGCTGTTTTGTTGTAGAACAGCGTGGTGTTAGATGTGGAATCTCCATGTCTTTCCCACTGCAGTGTGGCCCCATCTGGTATGTGGGACACCTCGCAACGCACACTCACATCAGATCCCAGATACACTTTATTACCATTATAGGTTGGTGTCACTGCAAcaaggagatatatatatatattgctttaCTTCAATTCGTTAAAAGAAGATAAAACGAGGGGAAATGTGGAAATCATTTTTACAAATCTAAAATGCTTGAAAATCAATAATGAAATTATTACAACAGCAAAAGTTTGTCTCTTATTATGATAATGACAAGGCGATATACATTGATATTTAAAATGATTCAAATTATACACATTGAGAAACTGAACATGATCAATATACCTTTAAACACAAAACTAAACACCTCAAATCTCGCCAGAACTGCTGAAGCTGGTTTGGTTTGCATGAGCACAAACTCTCCAGCATTTTCATGTTTTGTTTGCATAGACAGGTCATATCCTGTTCCTTGTGAGAAAGGAGCCTGTGTGTTCCAATCAGGTTTTCTACTCATGGAGGAAGTGATTCGGGCTACTGAAGTGTTTGAGTGTCTGCCGTCATGTGAGGTCCACATCCATTGGTGCGCTGTCCCTTTCGGAACTGCAGGGGAAACTTGGAGAGTGACTCTGTTATTGGTCTCGGCAAGGAAAAATATCTTCTTTGACAATTCTGTGGAGGGAAGATATTCAAAACGATGGGATAAAAAGCTGCAAAATATCTTTATATTAATATTATTCACTGTTCAAATCTCAcattttctctcgctctctttctcacatGACTCCTCAATAGCTTCATCATACTTGTATTTCAtgctttaaaggggcaatctgctgATAGAGCAACAACAGAGCAGTTAACCTGCTACTGATTTGGGAAACAGCTGAGGGGTCGGCCTGGAGATATTTATACAAATGTTTATAATATTTATATTGTTTACAACTTATATTTGGGATAcagatggggtacaacagttgaactaagctcattatGCAGTTCAaatcttcaagaatcaatggatgtatatcagggatgggcaacttggTGGGGGCCACTAAaactgaactcatcatgaggggagCGAAATGCCTTGCAGGTCTGCATAACCACATTTGCATaatcccccccaccaccacatagTGAGAACAACATTTCTGCAGAACCCATCTTGACAGCGGAGAGAAAAAACATGTTTTGGAGTCAATCTTCTATTATTTTACAAGTTGATTTTGTTTgactcatttcctgcaattctacacattttgccataaggtgaggagaaatgtgtgcagtttttaatatgatatctgagtgagactgactaacaaaatcaatgtgtTCCCCCCCGGAtggtaattcgaccatgattacTAAATTTAGATAGCTAGCAGCAAGACTAACTTACCAATAAAAAAATGTTCAGCTGACATGGACTAATTGACTGACAATCAGTGACTGCATCatagaaaaactgctgatgcacaaacatatttaaaaaatgtcacaTTGTATATTATCCTATTCTAACTTGCAACAGTaggttgagaccccgactgagaaaaatacttttttttttaatgtacttCTTCTTTTGACCCGAGGGCCTTCAAAAGGGGCGGGCCTCCAGTTTCCCATCCTGGGTGTTCACAGCTGCAGGAAGTAGGAGTGCTCAGGCTGCTGTAGCACCCCATGAAATATCTGATTGAAAATATCCTTAACAATTCACACAAAAATGCAACCCCCTTGACAAAACATTCTCagcccctcctccatcctccattgCTGAAAAAATGTACTGCATTGCACCCCAAACTACTTCCTGTGGCTATGCTGGTGTATATCATTCATTTAAAGGTCACCAAATGGATGTAGCAACGACAGTTTACCCCTTTAAATGGTGACTCTTTTACGTCAAATAATTCAACCAGAAACACGTTACCCACGTTCAGCTGAGAGTCCCTGACCGGATCTAGATATCCACAGCAGAATCCACAACAACGTTACACCCATAGAGCCACTGTACTGCCCCATGTTGCTGTATGTTACTGTTCTGTTCCCGTATCTACTCAGTAGCCAACTCATATCATTACTGACGTCTCTGATAAATATGTTCAGGAAATGACTGAAGAAAAGAAGAAGTTCAAAAACTACAGAGGTGATGCAATTATAAAATGAGTGCAAATCTGAGGATATAGTACTTCATAAAATCTCACTTTATTTGTATCAGCCATATACTGAATGTAGCAAGCAGGGATTACGGAGCAGGATTAAGGATTAAATGATCAATgccacaccaccatcatcatttattttacatttatataactaagcaagtcagttaataagaagaaattcttattttcaatgacggccttggaacagttggttaactgccttgttcaggggcagaacaacagatgtttaccttgccAGTtgggggatttgatctagcaaccttttggttactagtccaacgctctaaccactaggctacctgccgataaTAGGCATCAATGGGATCAAAACAATAGTCAAACATGTCACAGTTTAGCACCATGTAGCAGAATATAATGTAAATGCTGTGCAATTTAAATAATAGAAGTAGTATTATTACAAGGATGTTACACATTTTATAATTAATATGGAAACAAGACATTTTCCTCTTGAAGCAAACAGTGAATATATTGAAAATCCAAAGACCATGATGTCCAAATGCAACCAAAGGCTTTCAAAACCAAAAGGCCTAACTTGCTACATTATAGCCAGTCTCTTATAACAGTCCATTCAAAGTTCAAAGCTTTCCTAATACAGGACAATCAGACGGTGAATTAAGCTGAGACACTGTTGACAAACTAGTATTAACATCCCCATTTATTGTGTACAAACATTACAGACTGAGGATGAATGGAAATGTACACTTCTAGGATGAACTaaataatatacactgagtgtaaaaaCATTACTATTTAGTCTTgaccgttcaccctctgaatttcacacatacacaatccatgtctcaattgtctcaagaatccttctttaacctgtctcttcccctttatCTACGCTGATCAAAGTGGatgtaacaagtgacatcaataagggatcatagctttcacctggattcacctggtcagactatgtcatggaaagagcaggtgttcctaatgttttgtgcactcagtgtgaATTATTTAGGTCTTTTGGAAAGATGCTTACAGTATCATAACATGGTCATGTTTTCAATATTAGTCTTTGAGGGGAAGGTTGTTGGTGGTTAACACATTATTTTAACACCAGTGAAGTTTCTATTGCCAGACCTTTTGACAGAACACAGTGTGTCATGTGGTAATTCAGTGTGAAAGACATCACTGGTTGGTACAGACATGGGTGGGAAAGCTATGTTTCAACACAGCCACAGGCCATAGGCTAGCAACAAGGCTATACACTAGTCTCCTCCAGTTGAGCAGGTTCCTCcttttgtctctgtgtctgggtgCCTGGATGgaagacacaacaacacatcaaccagaATGTTTCGTCAAAATGTTAATTTAAGTTGTAGTTCACTACAAAATCAAAGTTGGTCATATGTTTGGAGACTTTAAAAGCTCTCTAATGCAGAGAAGGATCCACGTCCCATGAGAAAGGCTAGCTCTGCCTCGGTCCAAAACGAAAGAGAAAGGTAGGTACTGTCTAAGGCAGACATTTTAGAGGATTCCTCAATGTCCCGTTCCTTTGGGATTGGGTTGGATGTGTTTTTTATGGAGAGTCTACCCAAGAGGGAGTGTCTCCTTACCGTTTGGTCTTCGACAGTAGAGCCCGAGAAGTCCCAGAATTCCTAGGGTGGCAGCCATTGTAATCACTCCTCTGACCACTGTCTCGGTGCCCATCCCTGTGAAACAGAGACTTCTGTTAGATTATATTAAACATGGCAAACCTCTCCAGCATGGTAACCTATTTATTTTGTTACACTAGGCCTATGCCAGGGGAGAGGTCCAGTGAGGAAAAATGTGTTTGGTTTGAGATAGGTTGGAATAGATTAGATCATTTTGAACAGATTAGATCAATTTGAAGAGAGTCTATCATAACACGTTACACGTTACACGTTACACATAACACATGTTACCTGTCATTGAAGACATTTTTGTCTGTGTGGGGAGTGTGAGGGTCAAGGAGGCTGTTACTCTGAGCATGCCCTCTGTGAACACAGCACACTGCCAGTGCAGCTGGTCCCTACGGAGGCTGGGCAGGGTCACACTGAGCGTCCTGTTGGGGTGACTCTCTGTCAGGATGTCCTGTTTGACCAGCAGCCCCCTGCTCCCTTCCATCCTCAGCCAGGCTAGGGTCACAGGGTCGGTGCTCACCCCCGACACCTCACATCTCAGGACCACCGGATGATTCCTGGGGAATCCACTAGGCGGAACTGCAGAGACTGAAATGGAAATCTGGAGATCATTGGGGATCTGTCATCTGTTCTCTCAAAGATTAGTCAAATAGATTATTCTGAAAAATGCACCGTGGATATTTAAAATGATAATGCTCACCCTTTAGGGTTACCACATTAATAGAGGCAACTAGGAGGTTTTCAAAATAGCAGTTGAACCTTCCAGAATCTTCAAACTTCACCGGTGAGAAGTAGAGAGGGAAGTAGTATCCATTGAAGTCCCCGCATGAAAATCTCTCATTAAACGTGTCATTGGATCCGTACATTGTAGTTGTCACAAGGTGAACCTCTTTAGCTGTAGATAATGGGGTCCAGGACCATGATGCATAGATGTAACCATCTGATGTCTTACAAAACAGTGTCACCAGAGAGCTGTTGGAGCTCTCTCTGTACATTGTGAGAGTGGCATCAGACGAAACTGTGGAGAAAACCATAGCGTTGTTCAGTCAGAGGGGAAAGTTGAATTTCATTTCAATCCAAAGTCTAAATGGCATTACGGGTCCATTTTATTGTAAATGTATCACATGTGATCACCATTTATCCATTTAAAATGAGACCAATATTATTGATTGTCAATGACTACTGATCAAGAGGACAACATTCACATTTCACATAAAGGTTTTGATATTTCAGTTAGATAAGAACGCATTTTGTACCTTCCTCAATTCTGACAGCATTAGAGACATTATATAACAGTGTTCCATTCTGTCTAAAAGTGCAGTAGTATGCCCCCTGACTGTCCGGATGAACACTGCGGATGAGCATGTGGACAGTGTTATTGTAGAACAGCGTGGTGTTAGAAGTGgaatctccatctctttcccacTGCAGTGTGGCCCCATCTGGTAGGCTGGACACTTCGCAACCAACACTCACATCAGAACCCAGACGAAATATAGGCCAAAAGGAAGGTGTAACTGAAAAAACATGGAATTTTAAAATGGTTACAATGTAAACTTACTATCCAAACTAAAACAATAATGTGAATGAACAATTACGGTGAAGAAATTAATTCTGAAAACTGGCTTTCGAAGCGATTTAATCATTGGAAGGTATTTGTCATTATGGAAGATTCACGATGGCGTGTCTGTACAAAACAGATGCAGAATCTACTTACTTTTTGTGGCGAAGATCTCAATCTTAACCAATGGGACATTTGCTCTTACCAACAAAAACACCCCTGCACATTCAAACTTCGGCTTCACTGTTACGTCAAAGTCTTTGCTGCAAGAAAAGTACCCTGTGAAAGGTGGACTAACCACTAGCCTAGAGGATATTGCTCTGGCTATTTGAATCTCTGAGTATCTCCCATCATGTGAGGTCCACTCCCAGCTGAACTCTGACCAGTGAGGTTGAGCCAGGTCTGACACAGACAGATGCACACTCTCTGTCTGACCAGAGATCAAGAAGATgctcctcttcatcactgtgtgtgGACAATGTGACACAGATCTGGTCAAATGACCGTATTAATTCACCCCATAACAGTTTCAAAATGCACAGATTATTTATTGTGAATCTGGTTTAAAGCCCCTTATTTGTCTTAAAAATCAAGGACAACCGATTCAAATTAGAGAATAGGTTTTCAAAGTCTAATCGGTATACCAGCTTCCCTCTGATAGTCATAGAAACATGTCCATACTGTACATGTAATCCTTTAATATACATTTAAATTGCTTGTCCCAGATATTTGGGTTTTGAATGAAATATTCTGCTTGTAGAGTTTTAAACAAGATGTTCAGAGCAACAAAATAATGATGATGAAATACAGTAAGAACTGAACTCACCCTCAGCAGAATTCCCTGATATGCATAACAGGATCCACCACTGAATAACCATAATGTGGTCCATATCCTGACCTGACATTTAACTCCAGTTCCACCAATATCTGAGAAACAACTCCAGACAAAGAGAAGGAGCATAGCACATTCTTACATTGAAACAGCAGCTTGCACAATTTCCGCTGTCTTGTTCAGTTACATCTCGTCATCTCACTATTGCATTCATCATTGTAGCAACTTGTTCTCTTGATCTGATAACGTGAACGTTTTCTCAGTTGATTTGAACCGTTAGCATTTGTGCTACCCATTTTGACCATTGTATGCCATGGTCGGATGGCCAAGCCAGGCGAAatgttacagtagttacagtaatgGAATGGACCCAGAAAACTGTACGTGGTTTTATTCTCAATTACGTTAATAATACTTTAACAAAAACACACCATGGGAAAAAGGTCCAATTTAAACTGGAATTGAACTGGAATTGAAATAGAATCAACTCAAACTAGGAAAGATTTTACTTAACATGATCTAAGCTGGTGTTACAGGAAGCAGTTTGTTCGTTATATCACCAGACCTATACACTGATTAATTAAAAAACATATGGTACAGTATGGTAAAGTGAAGTGCATAGCAATGTTATAATGGGGTTACGTCCATTAAGGTTCATTAGCATTAAAGGAACAATGCAGCTTTT contains:
- the LOC118366965 gene encoding uncharacterized protein LOC118366965 isoform X1, which encodes MSGQDMDHIMVIQWWILLCISGNSAEVMKRSIFLISGQTESVHLSVSDLAQPHWSEFSWEWTSHDGRYSEIQIARAISSRLVVSPPFTGYFSCSKDFDVTVKPKFECAGVFLLVRANVPLVKIEIFATKITPSFWPIFRLGSDVSVGCEVSSLPDGATLQWERDGDSTSNTTLFYNNTVHMLIRSVHPDSQGAYYCTFRQNGTLLYNVSNAVRIEEVSSDATLTMYRESSNSSLVTLFCKTSDGYIYASWSWTPLSTAKEVHLVTTTMYGSNDTFNERFSCGDFNGYYFPLYFSPVKFEDSGRFNCYFENLLVASINVVTLKVSAVPPSGFPRNHPVVLRCEVSGVSTDPVTLAWLRMEGSRGLLVKQDILTESHPNRTLSVTLPSLRRDQLHWQCAVFTEGMLRVTASLTLTLPTQTKMSSMTGMGTETVVRGVITMAATLGILGLLGLYCRRPNGTQTQRQKEEPAQLEETSV
- the LOC118366965 gene encoding uncharacterized protein LOC118366965 isoform X2: MKRSIFLISGQTESVHLSVSDLAQPHWSEFSWEWTSHDGRYSEIQIARAISSRLVVSPPFTGYFSCSKDFDVTVKPKFECAGVFLLVRANVPLVKIEIFATKITPSFWPIFRLGSDVSVGCEVSSLPDGATLQWERDGDSTSNTTLFYNNTVHMLIRSVHPDSQGAYYCTFRQNGTLLYNVSNAVRIEEVSSDATLTMYRESSNSSLVTLFCKTSDGYIYASWSWTPLSTAKEVHLVTTTMYGSNDTFNERFSCGDFNGYYFPLYFSPVKFEDSGRFNCYFENLLVASINVVTLKVSAVPPSGFPRNHPVVLRCEVSGVSTDPVTLAWLRMEGSRGLLVKQDILTESHPNRTLSVTLPSLRRDQLHWQCAVFTEGMLRVTASLTLTLPTQTKMSSMTGMGTETVVRGVITMAATLGILGLLGLYCRRPNGTQTQRQKEEPAQLEETSV
- the LOC118366480 gene encoding uncharacterized protein LOC118366480 isoform X2 → MGQYSGSMGVTLLWILLWISRSGQGLSAEQLSKKIFFLAETNNRVTLQVSPAVPKGTAHQWMWTSHDGRHSNTSVARITSSMSRKPDWNTQAPFSQGTGYDLSMQTKHENAGEFVLMQTKPASAVLARFEVFSFVFKVTPTYNGNKVYLGSDVSVRCEVSHIPDGATLQWERHGDSTSNTTLFYNKTAHMIIHTVDQNYQGRSNCNFRLNGELLFTVYTTLNVQTGTFSNPLIHLFRESSNSSEVKLICRSSPPSSSYSRADWTMSRSTTSVTLTSSGKVRSDRFSSPSFNGYDFPLHVSPVTFEDRGVFTCFFEHQRFSSVKITTIRVSESGGPPGGQPMVVRCEVSEVSPDPLTLAWMRMEGSRWLLVKQDVLTKSHPNRTLSVTLPSLRSNQLHWQCAVFTEGMLRATASLTLTLPTQTTMSSMTDDCLRTVVIVGCIAMVVAGVLVGALVFYLKRKKTAVTNLPLTQKNDPVYDNATDPRRDQESQKGQTGEDENEEVHYSEFALGEPRLGDTNRVTARSNQDNDPTHLPAV
- the LOC118366480 gene encoding uncharacterized protein LOC118366480 isoform X3 encodes the protein MWTSHDGRHSNTSVARITSSMSRKPDWNTQAPFSQGTGYDLSMQTKHENAGEFVLMQTKPASAVLARFEVFSFVFKVTPTYNGNKVYLGSDVSVRCEVSHIPDGATLQWERHGDSTSNTTLFYNKTAHMIIHTVDQNYQGRSNCNFRLNGELLFTVYTTLNVQTGTFSNPLIHLFRESSNSSEVKLICRSSPPSSSYSRADWTMSRSTTSVTLTSSGKVRSDRFSSPSFNGYDFPLHVSPVTFEDRGVFTCFFEHQRFSSVKITTIRVSESGGPPGGQPMVVRCEVSEVSPDPLTLAWMRMEGSRWLLVKQDVLTKSHPNRTLSVTLPSLRSNQLHWQCAVFTEGMLRATASLTLTLPTQTTMSSMTDDCLRTVVIVGCIAMVVAGVLVGALVFYLKRKKTAVTNLPLTQKNDPVYDNATDPRRDQESQKGQTGEDENEEVHYSEFALGEPRLGDTNRVTARSNQDSAVIYSTLNI
- the LOC118366480 gene encoding uncharacterized protein LOC118366480 isoform X1 — encoded protein: MGQYSGSMGVTLLWILLWISRSGQGLSAEQLSKKIFFLAETNNRVTLQVSPAVPKGTAHQWMWTSHDGRHSNTSVARITSSMSRKPDWNTQAPFSQGTGYDLSMQTKHENAGEFVLMQTKPASAVLARFEVFSFVFKVTPTYNGNKVYLGSDVSVRCEVSHIPDGATLQWERHGDSTSNTTLFYNKTAHMIIHTVDQNYQGRSNCNFRLNGELLFTVYTTLNVQTGTFSNPLIHLFRESSNSSEVKLICRSSPPSSSYSRADWTMSRSTTSVTLTSSGKVRSDRFSSPSFNGYDFPLHVSPVTFEDRGVFTCFFEHQRFSSVKITTIRVSESGGPPGGQPMVVRCEVSEVSPDPLTLAWMRMEGSRWLLVKQDVLTKSHPNRTLSVTLPSLRSNQLHWQCAVFTEGMLRATASLTLTLPTQTTMSSMTDDCLRTVVIVGCIAMVVAGVLVGALVFYLKRKKTAVTNLPLTQKNDPVYDNATDPRRDQESQKGQTGEDENEEVHYSEFALGEPRLGDTNRVTARSNQDSAVIYSTLNI